A single genomic interval of Streptomyces graminofaciens harbors:
- a CDS encoding Pycsar system effector family protein, whose product MSAADANLTAAHAEVKAEIARTDTKTGLLLAFIGAVLAGAWTVAKDMPLNPAAYAVGGSGMVLLVGASGLLLRSVRPNLRGRHGFPLWATLTAEEITATLAEVDRSADIAGLSRLAVAKFTGLRRAIDLTCAGGALLALAALIAVVGGAA is encoded by the coding sequence GTGAGCGCCGCCGATGCGAACCTGACGGCCGCGCACGCTGAGGTGAAGGCGGAGATCGCGCGGACGGACACCAAGACCGGTCTTCTGCTCGCGTTCATCGGCGCGGTGCTGGCCGGTGCGTGGACGGTCGCCAAGGACATGCCGCTGAACCCCGCCGCCTACGCGGTGGGTGGGTCCGGCATGGTGCTGCTGGTCGGGGCGTCTGGTCTGCTGCTGCGGTCGGTGCGGCCGAACCTGCGGGGCCGGCACGGTTTCCCCCTGTGGGCGACGCTCACCGCCGAGGAGATCACGGCCACGCTGGCCGAGGTCGACCGCAGTGCGGATATCGCGGGTCTGTCCCGGCTCGCGGTCGCCAAGTTCACCGGTCTGCGCCGCGCCATCGACCTGACGTGCGCGGGCGGCGCGCTGCTTGCCCTCGCGGCGCTGATCGCCGTGGTGGGGGGTGCGGCGTGA
- a CDS encoding RRQRL motif-containing zinc-binding protein, which translates to MMARAAFFDPDGDRYGIPTYPWKCAPDGYATRRGLRALGLRPGGQEVAAQVMRGRHRRPPLVAYLYRIDLAKPVRPMTSRKWGALALAMLARRTCPECRITYSYCIPTSLGTCVPCAYPDPHGSERSL; encoded by the coding sequence ATGATGGCCCGTGCCGCGTTCTTCGACCCGGACGGCGACCGCTACGGCATCCCCACCTACCCGTGGAAGTGCGCGCCGGACGGCTACGCCACCCGCCGCGGACTGCGCGCGCTCGGTCTGCGTCCGGGCGGTCAGGAGGTGGCGGCGCAGGTCATGCGCGGCCGGCACCGGCGCCCGCCGCTGGTCGCCTACCTCTACCGGATCGACCTCGCCAAGCCGGTGCGGCCGATGACCTCGCGCAAGTGGGGCGCGCTCGCCCTGGCGATGCTCGCCCGCCGCACCTGCCCCGAGTGCCGGATCACCTACAGCTACTGCATCCCGACCTCGCTCGGCACCTGCGTGCCGTGCGCCTACCCCGACCCGCACGGGTCCGAACGGAGCCTCTGA
- a CDS encoding bifunctional DNA primase/polymerase gives MTAALLHAALDAAARGWPVIPLRPRSKVPALHGERRCPGTGDCADGHRTFEQRATIDPARIERCWAAGPFNVGIATGPAGLLVVDLDTLKPKDEEGTPDGAVNFQALCERAGQAVPATRRIRTPSGGEHLYFTAPFGARFTNTTGTLTPKVDTRAWGGQVVAPGSMTPQGPYTVLDDEPLANLPGWLQKALTAPQGRAAAPILPMPTRDTDRYAAAVLRREVAAVATTGEGGRQAELLRAVRAVGRFVAWGDLDRATVEAAFTCGGESAGLSPAECRNTIRKALDYSIRTAWPRRTA, from the coding sequence ATGACCGCCGCCCTGCTGCACGCCGCACTGGACGCCGCCGCGCGTGGCTGGCCCGTCATTCCGCTGCGCCCGCGCAGCAAGGTCCCCGCTCTGCACGGCGAGCGCCGTTGCCCTGGCACCGGCGATTGCGCGGACGGGCACCGTACGTTCGAGCAGCGCGCCACCATCGATCCCGCACGTATCGAACGGTGCTGGGCTGCTGGCCCGTTCAACGTCGGTATCGCCACCGGCCCCGCCGGTCTGCTGGTCGTCGACCTGGACACGCTCAAGCCCAAAGACGAAGAGGGCACGCCTGACGGCGCGGTCAACTTCCAAGCGCTCTGCGAGCGTGCCGGACAGGCCGTCCCCGCCACCCGCCGCATCCGGACCCCCAGCGGCGGAGAGCACCTGTACTTCACCGCCCCGTTCGGCGCCCGGTTCACGAACACCACCGGCACACTCACGCCCAAGGTCGACACCCGCGCGTGGGGCGGACAGGTCGTCGCCCCCGGCAGCATGACCCCACAGGGCCCGTATACGGTCCTGGACGACGAACCCCTCGCAAACCTGCCCGGATGGCTCCAAAAGGCTCTGACGGCCCCTCAGGGGCGAGCCGCGGCCCCGATCCTGCCCATGCCCACCCGCGACACCGACCGGTACGCCGCCGCGGTCCTGCGACGCGAGGTCGCGGCCGTGGCCACCACCGGCGAGGGCGGACGACAGGCCGAACTTCTGCGCGCCGTACGGGCCGTGGGCCGGTTCGTGGCCTGGGGCGACCTCGACCGCGCCACCGTGGAAGCGGCTTTTACCTGCGGGGGCGAGTCGGCGGGACTGTCGCCGGCCGAGTGCCGCAACACCATCCGCAAGGCCCTGGACTACTCCATCCGCACCGCCTGGCCCCGGAGGACGGCATGA
- a CDS encoding conjugal transfer protein, with protein MSETRKPLTKVQIGVLTAAFVPMLATGVIGGIGTYSNIGHSYGKGTALGALAAGEGATAVLALVLLGLTMLGQSSPRVVRLGLWALPTAASAMGAMAAPDPGRTVIYALTPMGMSVSAEGMAFLARRIVVHTDGRDAENERRTADIVQALAYHRARAEHHPSDRIKKWSERKSWRLARKVGVGDTALGSRLLDVQRDRVTAGANAALLSMFGGTTPIPTLVANAEESTETVSKRSMADLPESTPESITATVVRVPDPVAVDFTKSTLPLKPVPAVALAVDRAPVASIEKRTVAAESTPTRRATGRVPESARSPRPRRTAAQLLDEARTATADWPDAKVTAEGIRRALRTSPVNARTLRDTLLAERAAKAA; from the coding sequence GTGAGCGAGACCCGCAAGCCTCTGACGAAGGTTCAGATCGGGGTGCTGACGGCCGCGTTCGTGCCGATGCTGGCCACGGGCGTGATCGGCGGTATCGGCACCTACAGCAACATCGGGCACTCCTACGGCAAGGGCACCGCGCTCGGGGCCCTCGCCGCCGGCGAGGGCGCCACCGCCGTGCTCGCCCTGGTCCTGTTGGGGCTGACCATGCTGGGCCAGTCCTCCCCGCGCGTCGTGCGGCTCGGACTGTGGGCGCTGCCGACCGCCGCGTCCGCCATGGGCGCCATGGCCGCGCCGGACCCGGGCCGGACCGTCATCTACGCCCTGACCCCGATGGGCATGTCCGTGTCGGCGGAAGGCATGGCATTCCTCGCCCGCCGGATCGTCGTCCACACCGACGGCCGCGACGCCGAGAACGAGCGACGCACCGCCGACATCGTGCAGGCCCTCGCCTACCACCGCGCCCGCGCCGAACACCACCCCAGCGACCGGATCAAGAAGTGGTCGGAGCGCAAGTCGTGGCGGCTGGCCCGCAAGGTCGGAGTCGGGGACACGGCACTCGGATCGAGGCTGCTGGACGTCCAGCGCGACCGCGTCACCGCCGGTGCGAACGCCGCACTCCTGTCGATGTTCGGCGGCACCACCCCGATCCCCACCCTGGTCGCGAACGCGGAGGAATCTACCGAGACCGTGAGTAAACGGTCTATGGCTGACCTGCCGGAATCGACCCCGGAGTCGATCACGGCGACGGTGGTGCGGGTGCCCGATCCGGTGGCGGTCGACTTCACGAAATCTACCCTCCCGCTCAAGCCCGTACCCGCCGTTGCCCTGGCGGTCGACCGGGCGCCGGTCGCCTCGATCGAGAAGCGGACGGTGGCGGCGGAGTCGACCCCGACCCGTCGGGCGACCGGTCGGGTTCCCGAGTCGGCCCGATCGCCACGGCCGCGCCGCACGGCGGCTCAACTCCTGGACGAGGCACGGACGGCGACGGCCGATTGGCCGGACGCCAAGGTGACCGCCGAAGGCATCCGCCGCGCGCTCCGCACCTCCCCGGTGAACGCGCGGACGCTTCGGGACACGCTGCTCGCTGAGCGCGCCGCCAAGGCCGCCTGA
- a CDS encoding helix-turn-helix transcriptional regulator — MYFQLAEDSLSAPAPVQTDPRATLRSGLPDRYLTADDIAEIFEVPVQTVYQWRKKRTGPPGFRIGKYIRYDPADVHAYVTARKNADQAAA, encoded by the coding sequence ATGTATTTCCAACTCGCGGAGGACTCATTGAGCGCACCCGCCCCCGTCCAGACCGACCCCCGCGCCACCCTCCGGAGCGGCCTCCCCGACCGGTACCTCACCGCCGACGACATCGCCGAGATCTTCGAGGTACCCGTCCAGACCGTCTACCAGTGGCGCAAGAAGCGCACCGGCCCGCCCGGCTTCCGCATCGGCAAGTACATCCGCTACGACCCCGCCGACGTGCACGCCTACGTCACCGCCCGCAAGAACGCCGACCAGGCCGCCGCCTGA
- a CDS encoding class I SAM-dependent methyltransferase, translating into MSNFGLAPSVLRFYGETVDESSRLHRSADGRLELARTKELLRRFLPPAPASVLDVGGGAGVHAEWLVKDGYAVSLVDPIPRHIEQAAAICSASLGDARALDADDDSYDVVQLLGPLYHLPDAADRRRALAEARRVVKPGGLVAAAAINRYASLFEHVTYAHLHTERMQEPVSKILRTAVHEGPHFTLAYFHRAEELADELRESGLTDVEVFGIEGPAWSLVKAVEQQPGEGPTDDLIASAMTAARMAEPYPELLAASSHLLAVGRAPANVTA; encoded by the coding sequence ATGTCGAATTTCGGATTGGCTCCTTCCGTTCTGCGCTTCTACGGCGAGACCGTCGACGAAAGCAGCCGCCTGCACCGGTCAGCGGATGGTCGTCTTGAGCTGGCCCGGACCAAGGAACTCCTGCGACGCTTCCTGCCGCCGGCGCCTGCGAGCGTGCTGGACGTCGGAGGCGGGGCCGGTGTGCACGCAGAGTGGCTGGTCAAGGACGGGTACGCGGTCTCCTTGGTCGATCCCATTCCGCGGCACATTGAGCAGGCAGCCGCCATCTGCTCGGCGTCGCTCGGAGACGCGCGAGCGCTCGACGCTGACGACGACAGCTACGACGTGGTGCAGCTACTTGGCCCCCTCTATCACCTGCCCGACGCTGCTGACCGCCGCAGGGCGCTCGCTGAAGCTCGCCGCGTGGTGAAGCCGGGTGGGCTCGTAGCCGCAGCAGCGATTAACCGCTACGCCTCACTCTTCGAGCACGTCACGTACGCACACCTGCACACTGAGCGCATGCAGGAGCCGGTGTCCAAGATTCTCCGCACGGCCGTGCACGAGGGCCCGCACTTCACCCTGGCGTACTTCCACCGGGCAGAGGAACTTGCCGATGAGCTACGGGAGTCGGGGCTCACCGACGTGGAGGTGTTCGGGATCGAAGGTCCGGCATGGTCGCTGGTCAAGGCTGTTGAACAACAGCCAGGCGAGGGACCTACCGATGACCTGATTGCCTCCGCCATGACGGCCGCGCGGATGGCTGAGCCGTACCCGGAGCTGCTCGCTGCCAGCTCGCACCTTCTGGCCGTCGGTCGGGCTCCCGCCAACGTCACCGCTTAA
- a CDS encoding DUF6284 family protein codes for MSPIVTVQDAVTAFADFMEPTNAELDAIEQEMPAILADVDLIDAQIIALNHTPNEVDTKRLRRAFGRVLEERRALANRSAADRTAGGAA; via the coding sequence ATGAGTCCCATCGTCACTGTTCAGGACGCTGTTACGGCGTTCGCCGACTTCATGGAGCCGACGAACGCCGAGCTGGACGCGATCGAGCAGGAGATGCCCGCGATCCTGGCGGACGTCGACTTGATCGACGCGCAGATCATCGCTCTCAACCACACGCCGAACGAGGTGGACACCAAGCGTCTGCGCCGGGCGTTCGGCAGGGTGCTGGAGGAGCGGCGGGCGCTGGCCAACCGCTCCGCCGCCGACCGTACGGCGGGCGGTGCCGCGTGA
- a CDS encoding VOC family protein: MDMSLEVILLPVSDVDRAKEFYQDKVGFHVDLDGEVMEGVRIVQLTPPGSGCSIALVDGLRVPTGTPQPGTYHGLQLCVTDAKAAYDELTGRGLDISEPVRFAPQDGATFMYFKDPDGNGWAIQEYKRRETEPLHKVLADLAARGE, encoded by the coding sequence ATGGACATGAGCCTCGAAGTGATCCTGCTGCCGGTCTCCGACGTGGACCGGGCCAAGGAGTTCTACCAGGACAAGGTCGGTTTCCACGTGGACCTCGACGGCGAGGTCATGGAGGGCGTACGGATCGTCCAGCTGACCCCACCGGGCTCGGGCTGTTCGATCGCCCTCGTCGACGGCCTCCGGGTCCCCACCGGCACCCCGCAGCCGGGCACGTACCACGGCCTCCAGCTGTGCGTCACGGACGCGAAGGCGGCGTACGACGAGCTGACCGGCCGCGGCCTCGACATCAGCGAGCCGGTGCGGTTCGCCCCGCAGGACGGCGCGACCTTCATGTACTTCAAGGACCCCGACGGCAACGGCTGGGCGATCCAGGAGTACAAACGCCGGGAGACGGAGCCCCTGCACAAGGTGCTGGCGGATCTCGCCGCCCGAGGAGAGTGA
- a CDS encoding GntR family transcriptional regulator codes for MALLKYEEIAESLRARIAAGEFAPGETLPSGRDLAEQWSVSRATTVKAMDVLRNDGVVVAKQGTGFVVTETPVARPAGARRAGSARIAGGMPFLRVGEPDWAEPPARVAAVLGMDSGVSTLRRIRILQLPDGSPHSYAEAWFPLEIAEASPRLAQTAPIPEGTTRYVRRQTGRFPVEGVDVTTVRLATESEAHHLGLPEATAVAVVLHTAYDQEGRPLVCEEGVTPSPHYEQVDTYAM; via the coding sequence ATGGCGCTACTGAAGTATGAGGAGATCGCGGAGTCGCTGCGCGCCCGAATCGCCGCTGGCGAGTTCGCGCCGGGGGAGACCCTGCCATCCGGGCGTGACCTGGCGGAACAGTGGTCGGTGTCGCGCGCGACGACCGTCAAAGCGATGGACGTGCTGCGGAACGACGGCGTCGTCGTGGCCAAGCAAGGGACAGGTTTTGTGGTGACGGAAACGCCCGTCGCACGGCCTGCGGGCGCGCGGCGGGCGGGCTCCGCTCGCATCGCCGGCGGCATGCCCTTCCTGCGCGTCGGCGAGCCGGATTGGGCGGAGCCACCTGCGCGAGTGGCCGCCGTGCTCGGCATGGACTCTGGCGTGTCTACGCTGCGACGCATCCGTATCCTCCAACTCCCGGACGGGAGTCCGCACAGCTACGCGGAAGCCTGGTTCCCGCTCGAGATCGCGGAAGCCTCCCCACGACTCGCGCAGACCGCCCCCATCCCGGAGGGAACTACTCGTTACGTGCGCCGACAGACCGGCCGCTTTCCCGTAGAGGGAGTGGACGTGACCACGGTCCGCCTAGCAACCGAGTCCGAAGCCCATCACCTGGGACTGCCCGAAGCAACGGCAGTCGCCGTGGTTCTACATACCGCATACGACCAAGAGGGGCGCCCGCTCGTATGCGAGGAGGGCGTCACTCCCTCCCCTCACTACGAGCAGGTGGACACCTATGCGATGTAG
- a CDS encoding FtsK/SpoIIIE domain-containing protein yields the protein MSENVVHLRKPTDPPADGTATPTVLTVVPDAPLAPPAPLWVRSGRAVKSAVTHESTRATARAVARHGSYTFNGGRIVARRTWDGRTGSRYERMIRAAEAAGNLEAAEEWEERLQRFRAARHHRRMDLLHSPVEAAKGAAVGAGMSIGVLVALGVVMAINNGDVKDVITPLAATIDFIALLIRIVQIVWGPALTIGPFLALLALWSVGRKQHAAPQWALPANVRTGEGEPITPSIVVKALRDLGVPALRNAIKEMGDAGASMLGPIRIAGCGIEVDVTLPSGVSTNEVQGKRRKLAENLTRHEHEVFITIPQAARTVRLWVADSGALDEPIGPSPLVTDETMTADYAKGKAPWGQDLRGDAAAISLYQRHLLITGLSNQGKTVALRSLALWVALDKSVQFLMGDLKGVGDWAMFDGLATTLIQGPTDEHVIQVTEMVEGAVEEMNRRLQAPPGSTFPPLIVLVDEAQVAFMCPAKDEDKRPYGGSKSNSRYFMAVRKIHNQGRAVNVLMWQGTQDPTDQNLPKLVREGAHTRASLALGTESQARMALGDKAVDGGAAPNMLRPGLDRGTLVVASDGIAIPAGQASITVRTHYIDDDAAEALTNRAKALRDGVTTLHVIERGEERDPLADIAAAVGDASRVLTADVLKRLALLNEDAYGGWTNSDLKRVLDAAGPDIAYKSDGRMVVGRDRLHRALANRDEDGSASTAG from the coding sequence ATGTCTGAGAACGTCGTTCACCTCCGCAAGCCCACCGATCCCCCGGCCGACGGCACAGCGACGCCTACGGTGCTGACCGTCGTCCCGGACGCCCCGCTGGCGCCGCCCGCGCCGCTGTGGGTGCGCTCCGGCCGCGCGGTGAAGTCGGCCGTTACGCATGAGTCGACCAGGGCGACGGCGCGGGCGGTGGCCCGGCACGGGTCCTACACGTTCAACGGCGGGCGGATCGTGGCCCGCCGCACCTGGGACGGCCGCACCGGTTCTCGCTACGAGCGCATGATCCGTGCCGCCGAAGCCGCGGGGAACCTCGAAGCGGCGGAGGAGTGGGAGGAGCGGTTGCAACGCTTCCGCGCCGCCCGGCACCACCGCCGCATGGACCTGCTCCACTCCCCGGTGGAGGCCGCCAAGGGCGCGGCCGTCGGGGCGGGCATGAGCATCGGTGTCCTGGTCGCGCTCGGGGTCGTCATGGCCATCAACAACGGCGACGTCAAAGACGTCATCACCCCGCTCGCGGCCACCATCGACTTCATCGCCCTGCTGATCCGGATCGTGCAGATCGTGTGGGGCCCGGCGCTCACGATCGGCCCGTTCCTCGCGCTGCTCGCCCTGTGGTCGGTCGGCCGCAAACAGCACGCCGCACCCCAGTGGGCACTCCCCGCCAACGTCCGGACGGGCGAGGGCGAGCCGATCACCCCGTCCATCGTGGTCAAGGCCCTGCGCGACCTGGGGGTCCCGGCGCTGCGCAACGCCATCAAGGAGATGGGTGACGCCGGCGCGTCCATGCTCGGTCCGATCCGGATCGCCGGATGCGGCATCGAGGTCGATGTCACCCTTCCCTCGGGGGTGTCGACGAACGAGGTGCAGGGCAAGCGGCGCAAGCTGGCGGAGAACCTGACCCGGCACGAGCACGAGGTGTTCATCACGATCCCTCAGGCCGCCCGTACGGTCCGGCTCTGGGTCGCCGACTCCGGAGCGCTGGACGAGCCGATCGGCCCGTCTCCGCTGGTCACGGACGAGACGATGACCGCCGACTACGCCAAGGGCAAGGCGCCGTGGGGGCAGGACCTGCGCGGGGACGCCGCCGCCATCAGCCTCTACCAGCGCCACCTGCTCATCACCGGTCTGTCCAACCAGGGCAAGACCGTCGCCCTGCGCTCCCTCGCCCTGTGGGTCGCGCTGGACAAGTCGGTGCAGTTCCTCATGGGCGACCTCAAGGGCGTGGGTGACTGGGCCATGTTCGACGGGCTCGCCACCACTCTGATCCAGGGCCCGACGGATGAGCACGTGATCCAGGTGACGGAGATGGTGGAAGGCGCGGTGGAGGAGATGAACCGCCGTCTCCAGGCCCCGCCCGGCAGCACGTTCCCGCCGCTGATTGTGCTGGTCGACGAGGCACAGGTGGCGTTCATGTGCCCGGCCAAGGACGAGGACAAGCGCCCCTACGGCGGCTCCAAGTCCAACTCCCGCTACTTCATGGCCGTCCGCAAGATCCACAACCAGGGCCGTGCGGTGAATGTACTGATGTGGCAGGGGACGCAGGACCCCACCGACCAGAACCTTCCCAAGCTGGTCCGCGAGGGCGCCCACACACGCGCCTCCCTCGCGCTGGGCACCGAGTCGCAGGCCCGCATGGCGCTCGGGGACAAGGCCGTCGACGGCGGTGCCGCGCCGAACATGCTGCGTCCCGGCCTGGATAGGGGAACGCTGGTCGTCGCCTCCGACGGCATCGCCATTCCGGCCGGACAGGCGTCCATCACGGTGCGCACGCACTACATCGACGACGACGCGGCCGAAGCCCTCACCAACCGCGCCAAGGCCCTGCGCGACGGCGTCACCACCCTGCACGTGATCGAGCGGGGCGAGGAGCGCGACCCGCTCGCCGACATCGCCGCCGCCGTCGGCGACGCGTCGCGTGTCCTGACGGCCGACGTCCTCAAGCGGCTCGCGCTGCTGAACGAGGACGCCTACGGCGGCTGGACGAACAGTGACCTCAAGCGGGTGCTTGATGCCGCCGGTCCGGACATCGCCTACAAGTCCGACGGCCGCATGGTCGTCGGCCGCGACCGCCTCCACCGCGCCCTCGCCAACCGCGACGAAGACGGTTCCGCTTCCACCGCCGGATGA
- a CDS encoding tyrosine-type recombinase/integrase, producing the protein MAGHIQDRWFKTETTADGKTVRVKTDRHGTGMRYRARYIGPDGTEKSKSFPDRQKRLAEQWLAHIEADMSRGQYIDPTAGRVTFGQYAEKWLSTQTTDMTTRESVVSQLRGHAIPYLGSRPLGSFKPEHIRDWLSELERAVTASSYRRVIYNSVSTVFNAAVDDTHLPKNPCHARSVRPPDAGRGRVVPWTAERTFAVRAALPDRFRPVVDLGGGCGLRQGEIFGLPEDEIRFDTGWLHIAYQVKVTGGHLVFGPPKRNKVRDVPLPDQIAHVLKQHREQYPPVEVTLPWLRPDGPLVTKRLLLTRADGDGAIRRTDFNTRVWKPALVSAGVIPEPKPGERHQAAREHGMHALRHFYASLLLDAGENIKALSTYLGHTDPGFTLRVYTHLMPSSDGRTRRAVDSMYASMDAKPDGPQTAQRP; encoded by the coding sequence ATGGCCGGCCACATCCAAGACCGCTGGTTCAAGACTGAGACGACCGCCGACGGCAAGACCGTCCGCGTCAAGACCGACCGCCACGGAACCGGCATGCGCTACCGGGCCCGGTACATCGGCCCCGACGGCACCGAGAAGTCCAAGAGCTTCCCCGACCGGCAGAAGCGCCTCGCTGAACAGTGGCTCGCCCACATAGAGGCAGACATGTCTCGGGGCCAGTACATCGACCCGACCGCCGGGCGCGTGACGTTCGGGCAGTACGCCGAGAAGTGGCTCAGCACCCAGACGACCGACATGACCACGCGTGAATCCGTCGTGTCGCAGCTCCGCGGGCACGCGATTCCCTATCTCGGATCACGCCCCCTCGGATCATTCAAGCCGGAGCACATCCGGGACTGGCTGAGTGAGCTGGAGCGGGCAGTCACCGCTTCGTCCTATCGGCGCGTGATCTACAACAGCGTTTCGACGGTCTTCAACGCGGCCGTCGACGACACCCACCTGCCGAAGAACCCATGCCACGCCCGTTCCGTGCGTCCGCCCGACGCTGGACGTGGCCGCGTGGTGCCGTGGACCGCCGAGCGCACCTTTGCGGTACGCGCCGCCCTGCCCGACCGCTTTCGCCCCGTGGTCGACCTCGGGGGCGGTTGCGGGCTCCGACAGGGGGAAATCTTCGGTCTCCCCGAGGACGAGATCAGGTTCGATACCGGATGGCTGCACATCGCCTATCAGGTGAAGGTCACAGGCGGACATCTCGTCTTCGGACCGCCCAAGCGCAACAAGGTGCGTGACGTGCCCCTGCCCGACCAGATCGCGCACGTCCTGAAGCAGCACCGTGAGCAGTACCCACCCGTGGAAGTCACCCTGCCCTGGCTACGGCCGGACGGCCCACTGGTCACGAAGCGACTTCTGCTGACTCGCGCCGACGGAGACGGCGCCATTCGCCGGACCGACTTCAACACTCGCGTGTGGAAGCCCGCGCTCGTATCGGCCGGTGTCATCCCCGAGCCCAAGCCGGGCGAGCGCCACCAGGCCGCCCGCGAACACGGCATGCACGCGCTCCGGCACTTCTACGCGTCGCTGCTGCTCGACGCCGGCGAGAACATCAAGGCGTTGAGCACGTACCTCGGTCACACAGACCCAGGGTTCACG
- a CDS encoding DNA primase family protein has product MSDQSPEREQLPAPSNPLAVARRLLPDWQTEDGRLVCRRWRASWMSWNGTSWRETDDAQMRAAMYRRLEHAVFYAPGKDGQPEARDWAPTKQKISNLLDALGAITLLPTGTDAPVWLDVNGDASEQDGGPIVACENGLLRIRDRALLPHGPHFFNLVSVPFTYDPTATAPTWERFLAQIWPDDPDAIHALQEWFGYVLSGRTDQQKVMLIVGPSRSGKGTIARVLKELVGKENLAGPTLAGLGTNFGLSTLIGKPLAVISDARLSGSDNSQVVERLLTISGEDTIDVDRKYREQWTGKLPTRLMLLSNELPHFGDSSGVIAKRFVLLNMRVSWLGKEDTTLTDRLAAEMPGILNWALDGLARLQRTGRITEPKSSREAVTTMQDTASPTSAFVRERCTTGPACSVPVDALWTVWREWAEDNGVRPGTKQVFGRNLLSVVPQLNRTRPRDEYGRQVVTYNGITLTQCETHLPESRLIASQDPSECR; this is encoded by the coding sequence ATGAGCGACCAGAGCCCCGAACGCGAGCAACTGCCCGCCCCGTCCAACCCGCTGGCCGTCGCCCGCCGCCTGCTGCCCGACTGGCAGACCGAGGACGGACGACTCGTATGCCGCCGCTGGCGCGCATCATGGATGAGCTGGAACGGCACCAGCTGGCGCGAGACGGACGACGCGCAGATGCGTGCCGCCATGTACCGGCGCCTGGAGCACGCCGTGTTCTACGCCCCCGGCAAGGACGGACAGCCCGAAGCTCGGGACTGGGCGCCCACAAAGCAGAAGATCAGCAACCTGCTCGACGCGCTCGGGGCCATCACCCTGCTGCCCACCGGCACCGACGCCCCTGTCTGGCTCGACGTCAACGGTGACGCGAGCGAGCAGGACGGCGGTCCGATCGTGGCGTGCGAAAACGGACTGCTGCGCATCCGGGACCGCGCACTGCTCCCGCACGGCCCCCACTTCTTCAACCTCGTCTCCGTCCCCTTCACCTACGACCCCACCGCGACCGCGCCGACGTGGGAACGCTTCCTCGCGCAGATCTGGCCCGACGACCCGGACGCGATCCACGCTCTTCAGGAGTGGTTCGGCTACGTGCTGTCCGGCCGCACCGACCAGCAGAAGGTCATGCTGATCGTCGGCCCGTCCCGCTCCGGCAAGGGCACCATCGCCCGCGTGCTGAAAGAGCTGGTCGGCAAGGAGAACCTTGCCGGGCCCACCCTCGCCGGACTCGGCACGAACTTCGGACTGTCCACCCTGATCGGCAAGCCCCTGGCGGTCATCTCGGATGCCCGGCTCTCCGGAAGCGACAACAGCCAAGTCGTCGAACGGCTGCTGACCATTTCCGGTGAGGACACCATCGACGTCGACCGCAAGTACCGCGAGCAGTGGACCGGCAAGCTGCCCACCCGGCTGATGCTGCTGTCCAACGAACTGCCGCACTTCGGCGACTCCTCCGGCGTCATCGCCAAACGGTTCGTCCTGCTCAACATGCGCGTCTCGTGGCTGGGCAAGGAAGACACCACCCTCACCGACCGCCTCGCCGCAGAGATGCCCGGCATCCTCAACTGGGCCCTCGACGGCCTCGCCCGCCTCCAGCGCACCGGCCGGATCACCGAACCGAAGTCCAGCCGTGAAGCGGTCACCACCATGCAGGACACCGCCTCCCCCACCAGTGCGTTCGTCCGCGAGCGCTGCACCACCGGACCCGCGTGCAGCGTGCCCGTCGACGCCCTGTGGACCGTCTGGCGCGAGTGGGCCGAGGACAACGGCGTCCGCCCTGGCACGAAGCAGGTGTTCGGCCGCAACCTGCTGTCCGTCGTGCCCCAGCTCAACCGCACCCGTCCCCGCGACGAGTACGGCCGCCAGGTGGTCACCTACAACGGGATCACCCTCACCCAGTGCGAAACACATTTGCCTGAGTCGCGACTCATCGCGTCTCAAGACCCCTCTGAGTGCCGCTGA